The following DNA comes from Bacteroidia bacterium.
AGGGCATTCATCACCGAACAATCTTCGAACCCGGCATTCATTCCTTGTCCGAAAAACGGAACCGTGGCATGGGCGGCGTCACCCATGAGGGCGAATTTTCCGCTGGTCCAGGGGAAGCAACGGATAATGGCGAGGGAGGAAAGGGGATGATTTTCCCAGGAATCGGCCACATTGGGCATGAGGTCAAAGAAATCGGGAAAAACATTTTTGAAAAAATCGTTGACTTTTTCCTTGGAATCCAGGTTGTTGAAACAATATTGGTGACCTTCAAAAGGCATGAACAGGGTACAGGTAAAAGAGCCGTCGAAGTTGGGCAGTGCGATGAGCATAAAGCGGCCACGGGGCCAGATATGCAGGGTGTTTTTTTCCAGTTTATAGCTGCCGTCATCGTTGGCCGGAAGCAAGATTTCGCGGTATCCGTCTTCGATATAATTTTGGCTGTAACTGAAGCGATCAAGCTTTTGCATGGCATTGTACCGAACGGCTGAGAAGGCGCCATCGGTAGCAAAAACCACATCTGCTTTAATTTCAGTGATTTTTCCGGTTTCGATGTTTTTAAACTGAGCCAGCCCGTTTTTTAAGTCGGCATTGCTGCATTCTTCGTTAAAAAAGAATTCTACCTGACCGGATGCTTCTGCTAGGTCCATCAATTTGCAATTGATGTCTTTACGGGAAACAGAAAAAATTGCCTGACCATTAATGCCATAAGGTTGGTAGTTTTTTTGATGGCCTTCGTTATGAAGAGTTCGCCCATACATAGGAATGGCAATTTTGCGGATTTCTTCTCCAATGCCAACTTCGTCCAGTGCCTTCCAACCCCGGTAGGAGGTCGCCAGGTTGATGGATTTACCACCCGAAATTTTTGCTTTGCGCATATCCGGTCTTTTTTCAAAAACCTTCACGCTATAACCGGCTTTTTGAAGGTAAATAGACCAAAGTGAGCCAACGAGTCCGGCCCCAACGATAACCGCTTCTTTCATAATTGCGTTTGCTTTAATGTTATACAAGTTCTTTCTTTAATTCGGGCGGGTCCATCACGGCACCGCATTTTTTGCAGGTGCGAAGTTCTAAATTATCGTAAAACCCTTGCATAAGTTTTGGCAATTGTACAACAATATCCTCAAGTTTAAATTGGGCCCGGTATAATTCCCGGTCACAGACTTCGCAATACCAGGTGCAGGCATCCCATTCGTCGGACTTACGCACCCGCTCAATCACCAGTCCGACGGTGTCTTTAATCCGTTGCGGACTATGTTCCACTTTTGGAGGAAGCATAAATATTTCACCTTCACGAATGTCAACGATTCGGGTTTTACCATTTTCACGGATGGGCAACTGCATATCGCCTTCGAGTTGGTAAAAGAATTCCTCGCTTTCATTGTAGTGAAACTCTTTGCGGGCATTAGGGCCACCAACAACCATGATGATAAATTCGGTATCTTTATATACAACTTGGTTTCCTACGGGAGGTTTGAGCAGATGTCGGTTATCATCTATCCATTTTTTGAGATTGAGGGGAGGGAGCATGGTAAACATTTTCGCCAAAAGGATGGAAAATTTAGAAGAGAAAAAATGATTTCACTCATTCGTCATGCAAAATTAAAAGGGTAGCTTTTTAATTTCCCATTCAACATTGCTACACCTGACCACAGTCATTTCCCGGGCTGAGTAAGCTAACTACTTTCGCCTCAAAGCAATTGCCATGAAAGGAGGTGAACTTATTGCCAAAACCCTGCAACTGCAAGGGGTTAAATTCCTTTTTACCCTTTGCGGCGGACATATTTCGCCCATATTTGTTGGGGCACAAAACCTTGGTATCCGGGTGATTGATACCCGCCATGAAGCTACTGCCGTTTTTGCTGCCGATGCCGTTTCCCGCCTTTCGGGTATTCCAGGGGTAGCAGCCGTTACAGCCGGTCCCGGATTAACCAATGCCATAACAGCCGTTAAAAATGCCTATCTGGCTCAATCACCTCTGATCCTGTTGGGAGGGGGCGCGGCAACAATTCTGAAAGGTCGTGGTTCACTTCAGGATATCGACCAAATGGCCATGATGAAACCCAATGTGAAGTGGGCTGCCCGCATCACCAAGGTCAAGCAAATCGTTCCAACCATCATGGAGGCTTTTCAAAGGGCCCAGGAAGGTGTTCCCGGACCTGTGTTTGTGGAATGTCCGATCGATACCTTGTACGAGGAAGAATTGGTGCGAAGCTGGTATGGTGCAAAATCCAAGGATCAGCCACCACGTAATTTGCAGGAAAAGGCCATTCAATGGTATGTCAATCGACATGCACGCAAACTTTTTGAAGATAAGGAATTGGTTCAATTTCCGGCTTCGGTTTCCAAACCTTCCATTCCTCAGTCCTCTTCCACCCAAATTAACAAAGCAGTTGAACTACTTCAAAAGGCTCAAAAACCCTTGATGATTATTGGAAGTGGCTCGGTGATGCAACCAAGGGAGGCACAAAGTTTGGCCGAAGCGGTGATAAAATTAGGAATACCGGTTTATTTGAGTGGGATGGGAAGAGGTTTGCTTGGTCCTGAAAATTCCATCCAAATGCGACACAAGCGCAAAGAAGCCATCAAAGAATCCGACCTCATCATTCTGGCCGGGGTTCCCAACGACTTTCGACTAGATTATGGCGCCCACATTGGCTCCAGAAAATTTATATCCATCAACCGTTCCAAAGAGGATTTATACAAAAATAAACGTCCTACCCTAGCCATACTAGCCGATCCACAGGATTTTCTGATTAGGCTTTCCAATCAATTCCAAAGCAAACAACCATCCTGGATTGAAAACTTACGCCAGCGTGACTTAAAACGTGAGGCTGAAATCGATTCTCAATTAGACGCAGTTCAAGAGGGAATCAATCCACTGGCTTTGTTTCGCTACCTCGACAGCCAATTGCCTGACAATTCCATTCTGATTGCCGATGGGGGCGATTTTGTGGCTACTTCGGCTTATACATTACGTCCCCGGGCACCGCTC
Coding sequences within:
- a CDS encoding FAD-dependent monooxygenase, which produces MYNIKANAIMKEAVIVGAGLVGSLWSIYLQKAGYSVKVFEKRPDMRKAKISGGKSINLATSYRGWKALDEVGIGEEIRKIAIPMYGRTLHNEGHQKNYQPYGINGQAIFSVSRKDINCKLMDLAEASGQVEFFFNEECSNADLKNGLAQFKNIETGKITEIKADVVFATDGAFSAVRYNAMQKLDRFSYSQNYIEDGYREILLPANDDGSYKLEKNTLHIWPRGRFMLIALPNFDGSFTCTLFMPFEGHQYCFNNLDSKEKVNDFFKNVFPDFFDLMPNVADSWENHPLSSLAIIRCFPWTSGKFALMGDAAHATVPFFGQGMNAGFEDCSVMNAL
- a CDS encoding 3-hydroxyanthranilate 3,4-dioxygenase encodes the protein MLPPLNLKKWIDDNRHLLKPPVGNQVVYKDTEFIIMVVGGPNARKEFHYNESEEFFYQLEGDMQLPIRENGKTRIVDIREGEIFMLPPKVEHSPQRIKDTVGLVIERVRKSDEWDACTWYCEVCDRELYRAQFKLEDIVVQLPKLMQGFYDNLELRTCKKCGAVMDPPELKKELV
- a CDS encoding thiamine pyrophosphate-binding protein codes for the protein MKGGELIAKTLQLQGVKFLFTLCGGHISPIFVGAQNLGIRVIDTRHEATAVFAADAVSRLSGIPGVAAVTAGPGLTNAITAVKNAYLAQSPLILLGGGAATILKGRGSLQDIDQMAMMKPNVKWAARITKVKQIVPTIMEAFQRAQEGVPGPVFVECPIDTLYEEELVRSWYGAKSKDQPPRNLQEKAIQWYVNRHARKLFEDKELVQFPASVSKPSIPQSSSTQINKAVELLQKAQKPLMIIGSGSVMQPREAQSLAEAVIKLGIPVYLSGMGRGLLGPENSIQMRHKRKEAIKESDLIILAGVPNDFRLDYGAHIGSRKFISINRSKEDLYKNKRPTLAILADPQDFLIRLSNQFQSKQPSWIENLRQRDLKREAEIDSQLDAVQEGINPLALFRYLDSQLPDNSILIADGGDFVATSAYTLRPRAPLSWLDPGVFGTLGVGAGFALGAKLVFPEKEVFIIFGDGSSGYGLIEFDTFVRHKLPVTAIIGNDACWNQIARDQVEFLKSDCAVTLVHSDYEKIADAFGGEGRRVERLNDFKQALDEAKEASRKELPYIINAILAKSDFRKGSLSM